The following nucleotide sequence is from Psilocybe cubensis strain MGC-MH-2018 chromosome 13, whole genome shotgun sequence.
GAGGTCCGGCAATGAATTTGGAAAATTTCTCCCCAGTTGCTTTGGCACCAAGATTGAATGAGGATGACTGTATAAAATGAGTCTTACGAAAATGTGCTTAGGAATAAATGATACTGACGAAGAGTCTGGCGTAAACCTCGCCTGATGGGCTGACAAGAGTATTCTCAGCGGTTAGGATAATACCGCTTTCTAACCGTGAATTGAAGTGAGCAAAGAATTGATATACGAAGGAATCTGACCCACTATTTTCGACTACGCCAGTGTAACGGGTCTTCCAAGTCCATCCTTCTCCGCTAACCAAAGGAAGAGGCTTCACAATTTCAATGGATTGAGTGGCGTGTACCTAGGGCTGTATAAGAATTGATTGGGTACCGATGTCAGAGGCTGACTTACGACGCGGTTGGGGTTGAGAGTGGGCATGCCGGGTATGGGCCGTCCCTTAATACGGTCGCTAAAGAGGTTCACATCGCTGTCGGCACCCTTGAGTTGAAGTACAACGGGATATGTGGGAAGAGCAGCAAAATTGGGATCTGAATTCGTATAGTTAATAATCCATCCAATGCTGGTCTGTAGTTGTACTGCATCGAGCATTCTGCGCTACGAGCATCACGGAGAAGTGCTTACCCAGTTCTACAGACGTAACGTGTTAGACTTGTGTCAAGCAACATGTGTCAATAAACTCACCATAAACAAATTGGAAATCGTCGTTTTTAGCTCCTACACCAACTGCGTATGTTAGAAGGTCGCGCTTGTTCCATGCAACCTAGCAAATGTATTATGTGTTTAGAAACAGCTAAGTGTTCGGTACAGGAAGTCAGAACTGACTGGTTTGTCGGGAGTGGTGAATCCAACAACTTGTGAAAGATCTGCGGGCATTCTGAATATGAATACTTTGAAGGTGATGTGGTTAATGGGCGAGGAGGTCGAACAGATGAATACAACAGTCGCCGGTGCCGGGTATTTAAGAACTCGCCCGGTAAAACCGGCAACCTCCTTCCCGACACGGCTTAGCTGATGATTGAGTTGGACTTCAAATTTGAGTAAGTACAAAGAACCAAGTGTCTGATTTAATGGACGGCATAATCAAATCTTTACATTCACACTCAAAACCCCTTTTTATTTATACAAGTTCGTAAATATATAGCGGACTCCACACTATAAACCGTATTAAAATTTAAAGACCTGTACAAGAGAGAATAATCGTTCAGATGATTTGAGAGCAGTTATATCAATAGGGGATGGGATCACACCTGTTCTTGACTATAGCCTAAGTCTTTCAGAATTCCGCCGAGTTCTCCTTGGTTCTGTCCGTCTTTTTTCCCCGCCAGTGAGGCAACTTGAGCGGGAGGTCCTGATGTGTACCTTTAGCATTGCCCTTCAAGATATCGTTGTCAATGCTTTTCTCACCGCAAATGAAGATTTTAATTTGATCTCCCAAGGTAGCAGGGCTGACGTGCTTCTTGATATGCTCGACCGTTATAAAGCCTGTTGGACCCTTCCATTCTTCCGTAGGGTTGTCCACCAGATATACAATATCGAAGGTGTGTGGATTTTTCTTCTGCAAAGCGTCGAGTTCCGCTCTCAACAAGATGTCTTTCTCTGAGATATTGGAGTagatcaacttgaactttgTCTTGTTATTGTCATCTCTCAAAGCATGTGTTAGCACTTGGTAGAAAGGAGCACTGTGATGCTTAATCGTCAGCAGTCGCATACAAATATCATTTAAAAATAGTTCTCACATTCCTGTGCCACCGCCAATGAAGGCGACCTCCTTGAATTGATTTGCTAAAATAAATATGTCACCATGAGGAATAGACGAGTAGCTACGACAGTCATCACCATTACCTTCATACGCAAACTTGAGGTAAGGGCCTTTGAATGCAAGTGTGTCGCCTTCCTGCATCGTGTAAATTAGTATGACTACatattgatgaagaggagttACAAAGAGACAGCCCTTACTTTCAAGCTATGAATGTATTTGGAAACATTGCCTGCTTCGTAACGCTTAACTAGCAGTACGAGCTCCCCAACAGCATCAGGTGGGGAAATTGGGGTGAAGGGTCTAAAGAAGGGATCTCCTTTTGCATCCCTCAAGTCCTCTGGATTTGACGCTCTTGCTACTATACAAGACGCCACAGGAATCAACGAAGCTTGTCCATCAGggagctcgaaaaaaaatcTGCCGGTAGGTTCTCGAGTTCGTAGGGTATTTAGGTAGATGTCATACCGTCTTGCTTACCTAGAGGTATTGTGATTGTATGGGATAATCTTTTTCAACTTCAGGTCCGTGTAGACCTGAGGATCGAAGATACTTTTAGCCTGCGAGGTGGACATGGTTGCAAGTGTGCGGTAACGATTCAGAATTGAGGATAAAAGGCTCTCTGGGTATGTGTGGTTGTCAAACTACACCCACTTAATTTATAGTCTTCCATCGGTTCAAAAATTGCTGAGTTATCAGTGAGGCTGGTTGTCATCGGTATTAGCATATCGTGGTGTGCTTGTAAGCGATTGTCGTAGGAAATGGCGAAATCAAGTTAATACGTAAGGCGTCAAAAGGGTACTCCCCAGGTACTCCCCTTCTCTTCCGGCGCAAGTTCGGCGTCCCAGCCGAAAACGTTTTTTGGGTGTGACCATGGACCGTTGTGACACCAATTTACCCGAAAAGGAGAGCCTAAATTAAATATGTCCACGTGATCGTTCAACTGGAGCGCGATTGCAAAAGATCAGGCCCGTGCGGTTCAAATTCGAACAGTTCCTTGCTTTGCTTCACCATCTAGGAGATCATATCGTATTAGTACCCCTTAAGAAGAGTAACAAAGCAATGCCCATGGAACATATGTAAGGTTTATCGACACCAAGTTTATCTTTATAATACTCATCCCTTTGTTCTTTCAAGACGAAAGAGGTTTGCAGAGGATGTAAATTTATATCCAGAACTTGGAGGACCTCGAAAATCATCCCAAGCCACCAGTGCAATTGTAAGTAACAGAAACACGTGTTGAAATGGCGTATCGCTAACCGATCAAGCAGTCCGTCGCGTCCTCCAGCACGATACCATCACCCCAGTCAACCACTGCGACTGCAAAGCCTCCTGCAAACCCTTTTGCAAAGAGACGTACGGTCATTATTTCAtcggatgaggaagatggagTGGATGGCCAATTTAAGGACTCTGACGATGAGGTCCAAGTTCTAGCCAGCAATGTGGGGTAAGCGGCCCTGAACTAAACCCAACGTAAGAGACTAAAGCTCCGCCCCATTTAAGTGGCGGGTATAAGACTCCAGTTCGACAAAATCACGGCCCACTTTTACAACGACTTGACGACATGTTCAACCAGACAAATCCCCCTTCGCAACCTACAGGTTCAGTTAGACCTCAAGCCACTCCAATACATGTCCCCAGCAATAGAGATCTCCCCCAACCTAACTTTATAAGACGACCTATCTTCCCGGGCCCTCCTCCACCAAAGATGACTGACggtgaagaaatcaaaatccCAGATTTCCGCGACGACAATCCTTATATGATTCCTGCCGACGCTGAGAAGGCTCTTCGAGAACTCATGAGCGGTGGCATGAATCAGGAACTCGATGATGACATTGAGGTCGACATGGAACAGGCAACGGTCCCCGGATTCAATGAAGGATTTAAACTTTTACCCCATCAAATCATTGGCCGAGCTTGGATGCGGGATCGAGAGGATCCGGCTAAAAAGCGCACTGGAGGTATTCTCGCAGATGATATGGGGTGAGTTCAATCATTATATCTTTCATTCAAAGTTTCAATAGGGATATTCATGAAAACAGTCTGGGAAAGACCATTCAAACTTTGACACGAATTGTTGAAGGTCGAGCCAAAAAGTCTGATAAAGCAGACTGGAGTGCTGCCAACTTGTAAGCACCCTTTATGGCTGTCGCATTACGTCTTTGCTCATAGGAACTAGGGTCGTTTGCCCCCT
It contains:
- a CDS encoding NADH-cytochrome b5 reductase 2, producing MSTSQAKSIFDPQVYTDLKLKKIIPYNHNTSRFFFELPDGQASLIPVASCIVARASNPEDLRDAKGDPFFRPFTPISPPDAVGELVLLVKRYEAGNVSKYIHSLKVRAEGDTLAFKGPYLKFAYEANQFKEVAFIGGGTGIAPFYQVLTHALRDDNNKTKFKLIYSNISEKDILLRAELDALQKKNPHTFDIVYLVDNPTEEWKGPTGFITVEHIKKHVSPATLGDQIKIFICGEKSIDNDILKGNAKGTHQDLPLKLPHWRGKKTDRTKENSAEF
- a CDS encoding putative dehydratase NIT22, which encodes MPADLSQVVGFTTPDKPVAWNKRDLLTYAVGVGAKNDDFQFVYDPNFAALPTYPVVLQLKGADSDVNLFSDRIKGRPIPGMPTLNPNRVVHATQSIEIVKPLPLVSGEGWTWKTRYTGVVENKSGIILTAENTLVSPSGEVYARLFSSSFNLGAKATGEKFSKFIAGPPQGKPIPKDRKADWVVEDQTTPEQAIIFRLSGDYNPLHIDPKIGQGAGFGGVILHGLSTFGFAGRAVLKTVGGNDPNSLKFFGVRFTAPVKPGDKLETSIWEVGKGPKGTTEVAFETKNLTTGKVVLGGGVAYVVKKADAKL